One Helianthus annuus cultivar XRQ/B chromosome 7, HanXRQr2.0-SUNRISE, whole genome shotgun sequence genomic region harbors:
- the LOC110867224 gene encoding uncharacterized protein LOC110867224 has product MITSKVDELKEMITGIQGKKEARRCTYKDFMACKPTTYNGEIDPIECQRWIANMEGVFIRSHCDKEDQVMFATGQLLRRAKDWWDSYSKENGEDRVQTLTWQEFKQPFIKYHCPQSAVDRIQEDFLRLRQKYESVNEITNTFLDQLKFCEEIVGTERKKIIHYHGMLKAEIREFITPSKCETLDEIIDQVRDREIEIKRQAKRGEKRQVEKVSTQGSSKKPKTNEQGKKEASKGGFPRCKTCGKPHSGECLLGKKGSECPKLKQGVKKEGKKEEPAKAKGRMFQISTEEARAHQNVVSERMCTPLEVEIADCKSYLLHEICGNCKITIEDEDFDVDLIPMVLGEFKVVIGMDWLSRHHAEILCESKIIHVTSSSGRRVSIHRERKVETKLCTILEAVKYVKNGSKAFLAYVVDTKCDAPRTENTKIVNEYPDVFPEELPGLPPEREVEFRIELEPNAKPVAKAPYRLAPAEIRELMIQLQELLDKGFIRPSVSPWGAPVLEVQFLGHVINEKGILVNPSKVEAVIKWVPPKNVSEIRSFLGLAGYYRRFIQDFSKIALPLTKLTKKEEKFE; this is encoded by the exons ATGATAACAAGCAAAGTGGATGAGTTGAAAGAAATGATAACCGGGATACAAGGTAAGAAGGAAGCACGACGGTGCACCTACAAGGATTTCATGGCATGTAAGCCTACAACTTATAATGGAGAAATTGATCCCATCGAATGCCAAAGATGGATAGCTAACATGGAGGGAGTGTTCATTCGAAGTCATTGTGAcaaagaagatcaagtcatgtttGCCACGGGGCAACTTTTACGAAGGGCTAAAGATTGGTGGGATTCGTATAGTAAGGAGAACGGAGAGGATAGAGTTCAAACTTTGACTTGGCAAGAATTCAAACAACCTTTTATTAAGTACCATTGTCCACAATCAGCCGTGGATCGAATCCAAGAAGACTTTCTCCGACTCCGACAAAAGTATGAATCAGTCAATGAGATCACGAACACTTTCCTTGATCAGCTGAAGTTTTGCGAAGAAATAGTCGGAACAGAGAGGAAGAAGATTATCCATTATCATGGCATGCTTAAAGCTGAAATTCGGGAGTTCATAACTCCTTCTAAATGTGAAACTTTGGACGAGATTATTGACCAGGTAAGGGATAGGGAAATTGAGATAAAAAGGCAGGCTAAGCGCGGGGAGAAAAGGCAAGTTGAGAAGGTATCAACACAAGGTTCTTCTAAGAAACCTAAGACAAACGAGCAAGGAAAGAAAGAAGCTTCTAAAGGAGGGTTTCCACGATGCAAAACGTGTGGAAAACCCCATTCGGGAGAATGCTTGTTGGGGAAGAAAGGAT CCGAGTGCCCGAAGCTCAAACAAGGGGTGAAGAAGGAAGGAAAGAAGGAAGAACCCGCCAAAGCTAAGGGAAGAATGTTCCAAATCTCCACGGAAGAAGCAAGAGCTCACCagaatgtggtctcag AAAGAATGTGTACACCACTTGAAGTAGAAATAGCCGATTGTAAGAGTTACCTTTTACACGAGATATGTGGAAACTGTAAGATTACTATAGAAGACGAAGATTTTGATGTTGATTTGATTCCCATGGTCTTAGGAGAATTTAAGGTAGtaataggtatggattggttatcccgtcATCATGCGGAAATTTTATGTGAAAGTAAAATTATTCACGTGACATCTTCTAGTGGAAGACGGGTAAGTATTCATAGGGAAAGGAAGGTAGAGACAAAACTTTGTACCATCTTAGAAGCGGTTAAGTATGTGAAGAATGGGAGTAAGGCATTCTTAGCCTATGTTGTCGACACAAAATGTGATGCTCCGAGAACTGAAAATACTAAGATTGTGAACGAATACCCggatgtgtttccggaagaaTTGCCGGGACTCCCACCCGAGCGAGAAGTCGAATTCCGTATCGAGTTGGAACCAAATGCCAAGCCGGTAGCCAAGGCCCCTTACCGGTTGGCACCCGCGGAGATACGGGAATTAATGATTCAATTACAAGAACTTCTTGATAagggcttcatacgccctagtgtgtctccgtggggagCACCcgtttt GGAAGTGCAGTTCTTAGGCCATGTAATTAATGAAAAGGGGATCTTGGTGAATCCTTCTAAGGTAGAGGCCGTGATAAAATGGGTACCCCCGAAGAATGTTAGTGAAATAAGAAGTTTCCTTGGTCTAGCTggctattatcggagattcatccaagatttctccaaaatagCCCTTCCTCTAACCAAGCTgacaaagaaagaagaaaagtttGAATGA
- the LOC110869199 gene encoding putative glycerol-3-phosphate transporter 1, with protein MGSIPEPDQQSNRNIRDTKPPGITFVESTTKSNISFKSHQAIVLIVTFLAYTSYHASRKTTSIIKSALDPQTPDETEQSPSFLSNALSWVLGNGWAPFNGSNGTVLLGDIDLAFLIVYALGMFFSGHIGDRMNLRIFLTIGMVGTGLFTSLFGVGYWANIHVFYYYLIVQMIAGLFQSTGWPSVVAVVGNWFGKSKRGLIMGVWNAHTSIGNISGSLIAAYFLKYGWGWSMVVPGLMIAVVGVVVFLFLPVDPESVGVERENDESGPPKKGVTEPLLSSDMVHTDTEKGSAVGFFEAWKIPGVAPFAFCLFFAKLVAYTFLYWLPFYISHTAINGEYLSSTAAGNLSTLFDVGGVVGGILAGHISDRLDARAITAASFTYCAIPALYLYRSYGHLSMSINITLMLIIGMFVNGPYALITTAVSADLGTHKSLKGNSKALATVTAIIDGTGSIGAAIGPVLTGYISTQSWSAVFTMLMLSAFVAGLFLTKLVVAEVTAKCNDLQRGSSDGATPSGVVEEV; from the exons ATGGGTTCTATTCCAGAACCAGACCAACAATCAAACAGAAACATAAGAGACACAAAGCCTCCAGGAATCACATTTGTAGAAAGCACTACAAAATCAAACATTTCATTCAAATCCCATCAAGCAATTGTTCTCATAGTTACATTTCTAGCTTACACAAGCTACCATGCTTCGCGTAAAACCACAAGCATTATCAAAAGCGCGTTAGATCCTCAAACGCCAGACGAGACTGAGCAATCCCCCTCGTTTTTATCCAACGCGCTTTCGTGGGTTTTGGGGAATGGATGGGCCCCGTTTAACGGATCAAACGGGACAGTATTGCTTGGAGATATTGACTTGGCTTTCTTGATTGTGTATGCTTTGGGCATGTTCTTTTCGGGACATATTGGTGATCGAATGAATTTAAGAATCTTTTTAACAATTGGAATGGTGGGAACTGGTTTGTTTACTTCATTGTTTGGTGTGGGATATTGGGCAAACATTCATGTGTTCTACTACTATTTGATTGTTCAAATGATAGCAGGGTTGTTTCAATCGACCGGATGGCCTTCGGTTGTTGCGGTTGTGGGGAACTGGTTTGGGAAGAGTAAGAGAGGGCTCATCATGGGTGTTTGGAACGCCCACACGTCGATTGGGAACATTTCTGGCTCGTTGATCGCTGCGTATTTCTTGAAATACGGGTGGGGATGGTCCATGGTGGTACCGGGTTTGATGATTGCGGTTGTTGGAgttgttgttttcttgtttttgccgGTTGATCCGGAGTCAGTGGGGGTGGAGAGAGAGAATGATGAATCTGGACCGCCTAAAAAGGGAGTAACCGAGCCTTTGTTGAGCTCGGACATGGTCCACACGGACACGGAGAAAGGTTCGGCTGTCGGGTTTTTCGAAGCTTGGAAAATACCCGGGGTTGCTCCTTTCGCGTTTTGCCTCTTTTTCGCCAAGTTGGTTGCTTACACGTTCCTTTATTGGCTTCCGTTTTACATTAGTCATACAG CTATAAATGGCGAGTACTTGTCGAGCACTGCAGCCGGGAACTTATCTACATTATTTGATGTAGGGGGCGTGGTGGGGGGAATCCTAGCTGGTCACATATCTGATCGGCTAGATGCTCGTGCCATTACAGCCGCGAGCTTCACATACTGTGCGATTCCAGCACTATACCTATACCGGAGTTACGGACACCTATCCATGTCAATAAACATCACTCTCATGCTAATCATTGGGATGTTTGTCAACGGGCCATATGCTCTCATAACAACCGCGGTATCAGCTGATCTAGGGACCCACAAGTCATTAAAAGGAAACTCTAAAGCACTCGCGACAGTGACCGCAATCATTGATGGGACAGGATCAATCGGTGCTGCTATTGGACCGGTACTAACAGGTTACATTTCAACTCAAAGTTGGAGTGCGGTTTTCACCATGCTTATGTTGTCGGCCTTTGTGGCGGGGTTGTTTTTGACTAAACTTGTGGTGGCGGAGGTGACGGCAAAATGTAACGATTTACAACGGGGGTCGAGTGATGGCGCTACTCCGTccggtgtggttgaagaagtgTGA
- the LOC110867223 gene encoding uncharacterized protein LOC110867223 translates to MAPYEMLYGRRCITPVCWGEVGQRELAPNDVVAITNEKIDVVRARLKAAQDRQKSYADKRRRPIEFQVGDRVFLKVSPWKGIIRFRKRGKLGPRYIGPFGILARVGKVAYRLELPSSLEGIHNTFHVSQLWKCLTDETAHVPLEDIEVDEKMNYIERPVAIKDSKVKTLRNKQIKQVLVQWQHRKGSDLTWESEDEMRRFYPSLFGT, encoded by the coding sequence ATGGCGCCGTATGAAATGTTGTATGGGAGAAGGTGTATAACCCCGGTTTGTTGGGGAGAAGTAGGGCAAAGGGAACTCGCACCGAATGATGTAGTGGCGATAACCAATGAAAAGATCGACGTTGTACGGGCTCGATTAAAAGCGGCGCAAGACCGGCAAAAGTCCTATGCGGATAAAAGAAGACGCCCTATTGAGTTCCAAGTGGGGGACCGAGTGTTCTTGAAGGTGTCCCCGTGGAAAGGCATAATTCGATTTCGTAAGCGAGGAAAGTTGGGTCCCCGATATATCGGACCGTTTGGGATTTTAGCTCGAGTTGGAAAGGTAGCCTACCGGTTAGAATTACCTTCCTCATTAGAAGGGATTCACAACACTTTTCATGTGTCACAATTGTGGAAGTGTTTAACGGATGAAACGGCTCATGTACCCCTTGAAGACATTGAAGTAGACGAGAAGATGAATTACATAGAAAGACCGGTAGCTATAAAGGATTCCAAGGTAAAGACTCTTCGCAACAAACAAATCAAGCAAGTATTAGTCCAATGGCAACACAGAAAGGGGTCAGATCTCACTTGGGAATCGGAGGATGAGATGAGAAGGTTCTACCCGTCTTTGTTTGGTACGTAA
- the LOC110869196 gene encoding E3 ubiquitin protein ligase RIN2, translating into MKFSLYPMGVGYLAVSAVCTVLSFIGLRYWSELSYVKLKSDGLMGEDLLHPGVANRVLDLLLGSYTTFALVVNFVLNVFMLVILSLKTLFFVELQAAESRKLVERLVNYVIYKGTFLPLVIPPTIVQAGLWSTWLTVLCSLKMFQAIARDRLERLNASPSATPWTYFRVYSALLLVVTVDAVWIRTCLLIYQRIPSSMFLLLFFEPLSVAFETLQAILVHGFQLLDIWLHHSAGSTANSKISKLLDTSTAGSLWEWKSVILRNLGFFLDIMTLLMAFGHYVYIWRLHGMTFHLVDAVLFLNIRALLSAIAKRIRGFVKLRIALRTLHGALPDATSEEIQSYDDECAICREPMAKAKKLSCNHLFHLSCLRSWLDQGLSDNYSCPTCRKPLFVGTPEGNSVPHSGDVSSDEQLARQLSSTLDLQNTPTGVIPNQIQTPFERDDWRGSGSESGWLGFDGSDPSTRPAGLGRVQMMMRQLAAVGETYAQTALEDSSWNLWPISPSQASTSTSSSNNPSTSGIRHRGHAGGSLATTTPRVSDDDLSHLLAMAETVREVLPHVPDELILRDLQRTNSVSVSVNNLLQM; encoded by the exons ATGAAGTTTTCCTTGTATCCCATGGGTGTGGGCTATTTAGCCGTTTCAGCAGTCTGTACCGTATTGAGCTTTATCGGCCTCCGATACTGGTCAGAGCTTTCGTATGTGAAACTAAAGTCTGATGGTTTGATGGGTGAAGATCTTCTTCACCCTGGGGTTGCCAATCGCGTACTGGATTTATTGTTGGGTTCTTATACCACTTTTGCATTGGTGGTCAATTTTGTTCTCAACGTTTTTATGCTGGTCATCTTGTCTCTTAAG ACACTATTTTTTGTTGAGCTGCAAGCGGCTGAATCTCGGAAATTGGTGGAGCggttagttaattatgttatctaCAAG GGAACATTTCTTCCGTTGGTAATCCCACCAACAATAGTTCAAGCAGGACTGTGGTCAACATGGCTGACTGTTTTATGCTCTTTaaag ATGTTTCAAGCAATAGCCAGGGATCGCCTTGAACGTTTGAACGCCTCTCCTTCTGCAACTCCTTGGACTTATTTTCGTGTATATTCCGCTTTGTTGCTGGTTGTCACTGTCGACGCAGTCTG GATACGGACGTGCCTACTCATATACCAAAGAATACCATCATCTATGTTTTTGTTATTATTCTTTGAACCACTTAGCGTAGCTTTCGAAACACTTCAG GCCATTTTGGTTCATGGCTTTCAACTGCTTGATATATGGCTACATCACTCAGCAGGCAGCACCGCAAATTCCAAAATATCAAAGCTTTTGGATACGTCAACAGCAG GTTCATTGTGGGAATGGAAGAGTGTTATTTTAAGGAATCTTGGCTTTTTTCTTGATATTATGACTTTGTTAATGGCTTTTGGTCATTATGTGTATATTTGGCGGCTTCATGGCATGACATTCCATCTTGTAGATGCAGTTCTTTTCTTAAATATACGT GCCTTGTTAAGTGCAATCGCAAAGCGTATAAGAGGGTTTGTAAAGTTAAGGATAGCTTTGAGAACTCTTCACGGGGCTCTCCCCGATGCAACATCcgaagagatacaatcttatgATGATGAATGTGCAATTTGCCGG GAACCAATGGCCAAGGCTAAGAAGCTCTCGTGCAATCATCTTTTCCATCTTTCGTGTCTGAGATCTTG GTTAGACCAAGGTTTAAGTGACAACTATTCCTGCCCCACGTGTCGAAAACCGCTCTTTGTGGGCACACCCGAAGGAAATTCTGTGCCTCATTCTGGCGATGTTTCAAGTGACGAACAACTTGCCCGCCAGTTAAGCTCTACACTTGATCTACAAAATACTCCTACTGGTGTAATCCCAAATCAAATTCAGACCCCTTTTGAACGTGACGATTGGAG GGGGTCAGGATCAGAATCGGGTTGGCTGGGGTTTGATGGGTCGGATCCATCTACAAGACCCGCGGGTCTGGGAAGAGTTCAGATGATGATGAGGCAACTTGCAGCTGTTGGTGAAACTTATGCCCAAACTGCCCTTGAAGATTCTTCATGGAAtctgtggcctataagtccatcTCAGGCTAGCACATCTACTTCAAGTTCAAACAACCCTTCTACCAGTGGTATAAGACATCGAGGGCATGCTGGTGGTTCACTCGCTACGACTACCCCGCGTGTTTCAGATGATGACTTGTCACATTTACTTGCAATGGCGGAAACAGTTCGTGAAGTGCTTCCACATGTACCAGATGAGTTAATATTGCGG GATTTGCAGCGAACAAATTCAGTATCTGTTAGTGTGAATAATCTTCTTCAAATGTAA